The following proteins come from a genomic window of Vallitaleaceae bacterium 9-2:
- a CDS encoding YihY/virulence factor BrkB family protein codes for MLYTILAYLKRLAKKIKSDDLTGLAAECSYYLILSIFPFLIFLLSVIGLTSIDESMLINQIEALLPSESASIVLNTIESIMESGNITLLSFGMVTTLWSALKGIRALIKGVNIAYNTIENRPFWETLLLALFSTLGIPMLIILSFFFLVFGEKIGEFLFGFLGITGIFQALWYQLRFVFPVLMLIFSFSLFYKFVPNQKLRFRQVLPGALFASLGWISISLLYSTYINRFGNYSMIYGSLGGIIILLIWLYISSIIILIGGELNATIYQSKLENFT; via the coding sequence ATGCTATATACAATTCTTGCTTATCTTAAACGATTAGCTAAAAAAATAAAGTCTGATGATTTAACTGGATTGGCTGCAGAATGCTCTTACTATCTCATTTTATCTATTTTTCCTTTTTTAATTTTTTTGTTGAGTGTCATTGGGCTGACCTCCATTGATGAAAGCATGTTGATTAATCAAATCGAAGCGCTCTTGCCTTCTGAATCTGCTTCAATTGTTCTAAATACCATTGAGTCCATAATGGAAAGCGGAAATATAACTTTATTGTCTTTTGGTATGGTCACCACGTTATGGAGTGCATTAAAAGGTATTCGCGCACTGATAAAGGGTGTAAATATTGCTTACAATACCATTGAAAACCGTCCTTTTTGGGAAACATTACTTTTAGCTCTTTTCTCAACCTTAGGCATTCCAATGCTCATTATTCTGTCCTTCTTTTTCCTTGTTTTTGGCGAAAAAATCGGCGAATTCCTATTTGGCTTTTTAGGTATCACCGGTATTTTTCAAGCACTATGGTATCAACTACGCTTTGTCTTTCCTGTATTAATGCTGATTTTTTCATTTTCTCTTTTTTATAAATTTGTTCCCAATCAAAAATTACGTTTTAGACAAGTTCTTCCCGGAGCTTTATTTGCCTCACTAGGCTGGATTAGTATTTCACTTTTATATTCCACCTATATCAATCGTTTTGGCAATTATTCTATGATCTATGGCAGCCTAGGCGGCATTATTATTCTTCTGATTTGGCTATATATTAGCAGTATCATCATTCTTATCGGCGGAGAACTTAATGCCACTATTTATCAATCGAAGTTAGAAAACTTCACTTGA
- a CDS encoding ABC transporter substrate binding protein — translation MMKRELFSKIAGKTIGVFVCFFILTAGFNIHVKAQAPARVLYISSYSYSFDSVPGQVNGIKSILDEEYVNYDLEFMDTKRFNSSINYENYYNFLYHRLSSIKPYDVIIVGDDNALQFLMDNEEHLVKDVPVIFLGINDMNRLLEAEKRDNYTGIYEQMSIEENVELAKRLQPNLREIIAIYDNTRTGIGEYNDFMAVSDKYPELIFSGINYSELSETEFEQRLSSLEDTQALMYLSMMENYMKQVITVDEAVHNILSATDAVVYTPTIGGEGKGLLGGYSVSYFEHGRLAAQMAMDIIGGKKVEDIAIIKESPNQYIIDYNVLVRHGLDLELLPKETVLIHAPEPFIESIRWLLIPALVVGFVMMMLSALMFVDNRRKHLAAIDLQEKNDELTGLYEELTAQEEELRAQYEELEDHRQALMRSRKKYKELAYTDMLTGLNNRAYLYEVLEREFQKDTKAGYLFFIDLDNFKYINDSFGHILGDKVLRAIGYRLQNLMDDETVVIRIGGDEFVLARFSSEEPIDHQNLLAQINDCLEDMLIIGEKEIYVTGSIGVVAFPENGKTAEELIRKADIAMYEAKENGKGQAMYYSKFMDKNVTNLMGIQNNIRFAIERNQFELYLQPQIEATDLGLVSFEGLIRWNMPGEGVISPGEFIPVAEQLGLIHRIGRWVYQRAFYSIERLEQELGITVKVAMNVSAMEITRPHFAREFFELIQSHHMQPNKLIIELTESVFLEAAERHIDTLKGLQNIGVEIHLDDFGTGYSSLNYLRLLPVDVVKIDRDFIQDITINEKQADLTQSLINIIHNLGKTVVAEGVETQEQLQLLQTMGCDVIQGYYFAKPMPLEEAIEFAKYHHQVKFSNFD, via the coding sequence ATGATGAAGCGAGAGTTGTTTAGCAAAATAGCAGGCAAAACAATAGGGGTTTTTGTGTGTTTTTTTATTCTGACTGCTGGGTTTAATATTCATGTTAAGGCACAGGCACCCGCACGTGTTCTTTATATCAGTTCGTATTCTTATAGCTTTGATTCGGTACCGGGTCAGGTCAATGGGATAAAAAGTATTCTGGATGAAGAATATGTTAATTATGATCTTGAGTTTATGGATACAAAGCGTTTTAACAGCTCGATTAATTATGAAAATTATTATAATTTTTTATATCATCGTTTATCAAGTATAAAACCATATGATGTTATTATTGTCGGTGATGACAATGCCCTCCAATTCTTAATGGACAATGAAGAACATCTTGTGAAGGATGTGCCTGTAATTTTCTTAGGAATCAATGATATGAATCGACTTTTAGAGGCGGAAAAAAGGGATAATTACACAGGTATTTATGAACAAATGTCAATCGAAGAAAATGTTGAACTGGCTAAAAGACTACAGCCGAATTTAAGAGAAATCATAGCCATCTATGATAATACGCGCACAGGTATTGGCGAATATAATGATTTTATGGCAGTAAGTGATAAATATCCAGAACTTATATTTAGCGGAATAAATTATAGTGAATTATCGGAAACAGAGTTTGAGCAACGATTAAGTTCGCTAGAAGACACCCAAGCATTAATGTATTTATCCATGATGGAAAATTATATGAAGCAAGTCATTACTGTGGATGAAGCAGTGCATAATATTCTATCTGCAACCGATGCAGTCGTTTATACTCCAACGATTGGAGGCGAAGGCAAAGGACTTCTTGGGGGATACTCGGTATCCTATTTTGAACATGGACGTTTGGCGGCTCAAATGGCCATGGATATTATTGGCGGAAAAAAAGTAGAAGATATAGCGATAATTAAAGAAAGCCCAAATCAGTATATTATTGATTATAATGTATTGGTTAGGCATGGGTTGGATTTAGAACTCTTACCCAAAGAAACCGTACTAATTCATGCGCCTGAGCCATTTATCGAATCGATTCGTTGGCTTTTAATTCCGGCACTTGTGGTCGGCTTTGTGATGATGATGCTCTCTGCGTTAATGTTTGTAGATAACCGGAGAAAACACTTGGCTGCCATTGATTTGCAAGAAAAAAATGATGAGTTGACCGGACTTTATGAAGAATTAACTGCTCAAGAAGAAGAATTAAGAGCTCAATATGAAGAACTTGAAGACCACCGTCAAGCATTAATGCGAAGTCGAAAAAAATATAAAGAGCTGGCATACACAGATATGTTGACCGGGCTTAATAATCGTGCATACTTATATGAAGTATTAGAGCGAGAATTCCAAAAAGATACCAAAGCAGGTTATCTTTTTTTCATTGATTTAGATAATTTTAAATATATTAACGATTCTTTTGGACATATCCTTGGCGATAAAGTGTTAAGAGCGATTGGATATCGTCTGCAAAACCTTATGGATGATGAAACGGTGGTTATCCGTATTGGCGGTGATGAGTTTGTATTGGCGCGGTTTTCTTCAGAGGAACCTATTGACCATCAAAACTTGTTAGCGCAGATTAATGATTGTCTAGAGGACATGCTTATCATAGGGGAAAAGGAAATATATGTAACAGGTAGTATAGGAGTTGTTGCTTTTCCGGAAAATGGTAAAACGGCTGAAGAACTTATACGAAAAGCAGATATTGCGATGTATGAAGCAAAAGAGAATGGAAAAGGTCAGGCAATGTATTATAGCAAGTTTATGGATAAGAATGTGACGAATCTTATGGGCATTCAAAATAATATCCGCTTTGCTATTGAACGCAATCAGTTTGAGTTATATTTGCAGCCACAAATTGAAGCGACAGACTTAGGGCTTGTCAGTTTTGAAGGTTTAATTCGGTGGAATATGCCTGGAGAAGGCGTGATTAGTCCGGGAGAGTTTATTCCTGTGGCAGAACAACTAGGGCTTATACATCGTATTGGTCGCTGGGTGTATCAGCGAGCATTTTACAGTATTGAGCGTCTTGAACAAGAGCTTGGCATAACAGTGAAAGTAGCGATGAATGTTTCAGCCATGGAAATTACTCGACCACACTTTGCCCGAGAGTTTTTTGAACTCATTCAATCCCACCATATGCAACCGAACAAATTGATTATCGAGTTAACCGAATCGGTATTTTTAGAAGCGGCAGAGCGCCACATTGACACCTTAAAAGGGCTTCAAAATATTGGGGTTGAAATTCACTTGGATGATTTTGGGACAGGTTATTCGTCACTAAACTATTTGCGATTATTGCCAGTTGATGTCGTTAAAATAGACAGGGATTTTATTCAAGATATCACCATAAATGAAAAACAGGCGGATTTGACCCAAAGCCTAATTAATATAATTCATAACCTAGGTAAAACAGTGGTTGCAGAAGGAGTTGAAACCCAGGAACAGTTACAATTATTGCAAACCATGGGATGTGACGTTATTCAAGGGTATTACTTTGCTAAACCCATGCCATTAGAGGAAGCTATAGAATTTGCAAAATATCATCATCAAGTGAAGTTTTCTAACTTCGATTGA